TCTTCCGACTAGTGTCATTATTTATTCATCAAATCAGAAAATATGACATGGTTGGTTTGTGATCTAAGGAATTTCTGTTGAGAAATTtactcaaaaataataatatacaccAATTGTTAAAAGCgaattctataaaaaaaaaacaagcagaGACATTGGGATCAGGTTCTTCTATGCATTAATAGCATTTGGGATGAGTGAAGACCTTGTGCTTCTGCAGTTCTGCTTGATAGGCAAGTGAACATAGACCTCGTGAAACTTCCTGCTTACAAACATCTCTCTTGTCTCGATCAATGGCCTAACAAAACAAACATAGATTGTAACTATCACATTGTCAAGAACTTGTAcaaagaaacccaaaatcagAATCAGTACGAGCCTATATCCAAGCTGATCACTCCTTTAAGAACAGCCCATGTCAGGTTTTCCGCAACATAAAACAACCAAAGTTAGTAACTCAGATGATGAAAAAGGTTTGGTGAGTGAGATGCACAAGCTTTTATACTGACAAAGAGAATTCCTGTTAGGATTCGAGTGAACAAAAACAGCTGAGGGTAGGTTGCATCTCAAGAGTTCGTAAATTTTGGACAGAGGTGCAATAAGCTTCGCCTGTTATTGCAGCAAACTTGATGGTATAATTTGCTGAGATAGTCTTAGAGCTCCAAGTAAGGCATTTGCGCTCCAAAGGAGAACAAAGTTCACTATGCTTTGTGGGTTCTCTTCTCTTGCATTGTCCACAATGGCTCGGACACATACGAACAACAACGCCTATGAGAATTCCTGAGAGACATATCGTACCAAAGAATTGTACCAAATGCGTTCCTGAAGAAATTgtgatatgaaacaaaaaagagtaaagagtcagcacatgattaaaaaaaagaaaccacaacAGATTCAGAGACTGATACGGATTTGGATCCTCAAACCCAGAATCTGTTTTTCCAGAATTCGCCTGTGCCTTTTCACATTCAAGGTATAATGCAGGACTAAGCTTGAAAGAATGAGTGCAACCTGctagatacatttttttttttgatcaaacaacCTGCTAGCTAGATACATAACATCACAATTCAACGGGAAGGAATAAACTTCATGCTTTTACTCATTGAGAAAATGATTGGGAGTACAATCTATTGCAAAGACTACCTACTGTAACAGGGAAATAATGAAAATTGGGTCCCTTTTTCAAAAACCCTAAGGTATAATATACATGAGCAATCATATAAGATGATGGCAGCTGGAGCTTGTTGCTTGTTTCACAGACTATCCTTTAAGCTGATTTTGATGTTCTGCACTTTGATGGACACCTGTAACTTTTGATCTTCCATTTCTTTCAAGACCGAAAGTAGGTTAGTCCTGTAGGCTTCACATCTCCTGTTTGCTAATTCCAGCTCGTTTCTGAGCTCAATAATCTTCTTGTCCATTTCATCCTGCAAAAACAGAACCCATATGGTCATGCATCCAAGTGACAAAACCAGAACAAAAGATACTTTAAATGTAGACATGTTTAGAGAAACAATCTTGATTGTCATTTTATCAAAATAACAAGCATATGATCTTATTCACCTCGGGCTCGTCTTGCTGAGAGTCCTCATTACGGAGTATCTGTTCTCCACCACTTGCAGAGCTCCCTTTAACATGCCCGTTAGCCATAGTTCTCCTAACTTCATTTTTCATTTCCAAGGACACAGTCTTGGCAGCTTCTTGCAGAGCAACTAGAGCGACGTCACAAGTATACAGAGATTTCCCCGCTTCTTGCACAAAACTAAAAGCTTTGTGGCGTAAGGTGTTGTACCGGACAGTATGAGACTCCAAGTAATTATCATACGCATGCAAACCATAGTCATCGAATATAACACTGCTCTTGGCATTTCTAGTCCATCTCTTTAGGATATAGTAAGGCGGAAGCGTAAGGAGATTGGTGACACGGAAGACCGCCAATATATGTCTACACACGATCCCAGAGAACTCAAACATCTGGCAACTGCAGTTCGCTCTCATCTCCAAGATGTTGAACTTAACGCAATGAGCCTTGTGAGTCTCTCCGTATTTCGCAACCTGGTAGGTACCGAGATCCCCATCGTCATCAGCTTTGGACGCCATGAAAGTCAAAGTCCCCACTAGCTCCTCCTGGAATCTCGTGAACAGCTTCCTCGTGTAAAGCTCAGACGCCTGCTTCTCCATGGGAGATGGAGTCTTCAGAACGGGAGGCGAGTTCATCGTATCGTAATCCGCTTTAACTTCTTTCTCGAGACGACTCTCCAAAGCTTTCTCGTACAGCTTAAAGAACTGGCTCAGATTGGTCGAAGCGTTGATGTAACCATCAAAATACGAATTTATACTGTCACTACGCTGAGTGGAAGACATCTCCGCGAAAAAGGTATCACGGAGATAAACAGGAACCCACTGGCGTCGATCAGAGTACAACGCTTGTAGCCAGTCATGATCCCTGAGCTCATACTTGTCAAGAAGCGAAAACCAGCACGACTCAAAATCCTCAACAGAGTCGGTCAGATTGACAGTCTTGTGTAAATCAGACTCAAAAGAAGGATGCCTGAGGAACACATGAGACAACTTCTCCTGACATTTCTTGAAAATATGCCACTTGCAGAACCTGTGGCGAGCCTCGGGAAAAACCTGCATCACAGCAGCACGTATAACCGCGTCGTGATCGGTAGTGATCGAGACAGGAGAGTGTCCGGACATCGCCGCAAGCCAAGTCTTGAAAAGCCACACGAAGGAAGCCTCATTCTCATTAACGATAAACGCGCATCCGAAAAGAATCGGCTGCCCATGGTGGTTCACACCAGTGAAAGGAGCAAAAGGCAAACGATACCTATTAGACCTGTAAGTCGTATCAAACGTAACGGTATCACCAAAGTAAGTGAAGTCCGTTATGGCCTTGGGATCAGCCCAAAACACGTTACCAACATCATCGCTGCTTCCCTGGAGGGAGTAAAAGAAGGTTGGATTATGAGCATTCATCTGCCtcaagtaatcaagaagaagctgaatcTCTCCCTGTATACTCTTCTGCCGATTGTTCCTCATGTAATTCCTACAGTCAACTTCCGTGAATCCCACTTTACTAATCCCACCGTACTCTTTAATAAGCGCGGACATTATCCTCCTGGGGCCCATCCCAGCGGCCTGCAACGTGTCAATCAAAGTCTTGGCGGGGCCCGAGATCTGCCTGTGGGACCTCAAGCAGTGGACCTGATCGGGAGGAACCAGCTCGTGATTGTGCTCTTTAACGAACCCAGATACGGCCCATTTACCGGAGGAGTCGTGCATCTTAACGGATAAGGAGGCTTTGCAGCCGACTCTGGTGATGGTCCTGGGACGCTTGATCTCTCTGTCCTTGGTGCGTTTCTCGTTCATGTTCCTGAAGCCTTCTTTGGCGCAGACGAATTGTCTCTGGATGATGGCGCCGTCGCGGCGGGAGCGCCGGGAGGAGCTGACGCGGGTGCTGAACCCGATGCGGCGGGCGTAGGAGTTGTAGAAGGCTTTGGCGGATTCCTCGGACTCGAACTCGAGGCCCTCGTATGGCTCGAGGTCGCCGTCGGGGAAGTAGGTGGCGGCGTCCGAGTTGGTGGTGTCGTCGAGCATGTCGTTGGGCTCGATGTCGATGCCGTCGTCGTCTACGTCGAAGTCGAGCACTTCTTCGTTGTCCATATCTTGGCAAACAAGAGGCCAGAAGAAGAAACGAGCTCGGATCGATAACCCTAAATCGAAATCGACGACATTGAATACAAATGATGGCAAAttgaaaaccctaaatcgagTGGGAATAATGAAAACTAGTGCAAATAAAATGACTTTTACCAAAATCATGAAATCGGGTTTTGGTCGGAACCcaaatatgtaatcttatatttatatattaaaatagaagtcaccaccttgattcatgtgtaatttttttaaaaatagaatgaACTTATTCCTATAAAATCATGTCacatttaatttctaattttatcattattatgcATAACTAATCGAAACTATATGACAACAATACACCTAAAATTCTGGTTTGGATAACCAGCATAAATTATCTTCAAATAAATAGAATTATAACGTGCAATTTATTGAATGTATTTAACCACTCAATAAACAAAAGTCAAACCTAACATTATAAAAATCTAGCTTCGGCTTGTtctaaacattttattataaaattatagcaTCGGTTTAGTCTAAACATTTTATATGAAAATCTCGACCACAAGTTTGATTCAAATTACCTTTTATCTTTTGGTTTTGGTGTGACTATATTGCCGGTTAACTAGTTATACCAACATTATACATATCTTATgtgatcaaataaaaaaaaatatcttatctattaaaatagaaatgatgacttttttcatgtgtgataatttatttagatCATCATTTAGAAACTTTATTAAATGTGTTTCCTTAAtactaatataatataaaatttataattacttaaatcataatatcttttgatatcttttaaattaaaattaaaatatctatatttaaaaattctaacaaatcttttgaaaaagattataacaAGATCTTAACCGtcaaaattctatataaatattttcattaatttcgtaattagtaatgaaatgttattataaattaatatatatacatactgttatcttttataaaatgaaaaatataaaatcatgtcctattttatctatttataataacatctaccattttaaaataaaaccattatattgaactaaatatgataaaattattttaaattgataagttaatacattttattttcataaatataaaatattttatgctaaaatataatatgttggtagaacagTTTAACATCAGTAAATTATATAacacatgtataaaaattaacttatcttaaaattgtatatatacagtaattaattatctaaaataaataaacataaaaaaatgctTTCTTTGAAATACGAACCAAGACCATAATAAAtgaattacaaaataatttttgaatattttttttttgtgcataaaaaaattggttttataattaaacacaaaatcaatatgacaaatatataataaaaagcaatatatatatatatatatatatatatatatatatatatatatatatatgtgatgatttaaaataattaatttacagcaaaaaaaattaaaattattgtatttgaaaaaaatgtatacatattcaaatatataaataactttaaaaatatatactaattatataaacttatatatatataaacttgaaAAAAATACCTGCACGATTGTGCGGATCCAGATCtagtcttatatattaaaacaaaagtcacGACTTtgttcatgtgtgatttttttttaaaaaaaactaatatacaAATTCttaaaaagtcatgttacatttaatctaaaattatatcatttaaattttgggcctaacataaatttttattggactatcaataattggatttaaatggatttatagatagtataaattaaatagatataatttaatgttgtaatactatacctccatatgttaataatttaaatacttatcgatattaacttttaaaattataaagattttttttaaataacaaaaatcatattatctaacaatgattaatatttactaccttaaaccaatgaaaacaaattttaaactatatagtttattttaaaaattaaacaaaaactaaatttttaattatttactcgataatataaatctatgaagcgaaaagtttaattttttaaaatatttctaaatttatgaaatgttacaatatttttgaatatgacaataaaacaatattttactattctttatatatatagttacgattttaataataaaataataatatgaaaatatatatatagaaaaaaatacaaatacatgtgaaagtttgaaacaatatattcaatgaaaaatataccgtaaacttattatgttttaaaaattgatagacacatatatattacaatatataccaatttataattgaaaacaaaatgtttatataaaaataaatgaaaacaaaaactcgcGCGGTTGCACGGATCGAGATTTAGTTTTCCCTTAAAAATTGCATTTTCTCcatcaaaaccataaaatcgtGTTTTTCGGCTAAAACTGCAAAATCGCAATTTCtcgttaaaattatatttttcggtCAAAGTCGTAAAATCACGTTTTTCTGaaaccaaaaattatatttttcatcaaaattacaaaaatctcaaaatcaaattttctcgtcaaaaattcaaattgcaaaataataaagtttaagtctataatatatacaaaatttagtatattttcatcttttatgataaaaaaataggttatttatattaaatggaAGTCTGGACCCTATATAGGTAACCTGCCAAATCATAGTCTTTTTTGGCTATGGTCTTATTTGGATATGGTACATGTGGACACGCCCAAATGGGCGAAACCATGACACTGATCACTCGTCAGCCGTCACTCTGAAAGCCACCCACTCATAAATGTGTTACAGTTTGCATTAAGGTAGACATGAAGTTAATCAGTGGAAGTTTTTCAATGtaatgtcaaacaaaaaaaaatactattccAATAAATTTTGGTATGCCATGATTAGTCATAATACAGTTTACTTACAGTTTTTGTATGGCATGATAAGTCAGATATTCGTATGAGATATTAGGTTTCACAACTCCACAGCGAATCCACACTAGAACAAttagaagttttaaaaatactaaaaagaaaatttaagttTTGGCAGATGTTCCAAAAATCGATATAAACACAGCACTTAGACGACAAATTAGatcgtttttttaaaaaaaaaatcgatcaaCACAACACTTAGTCATCCACCTAGACATTAATCCCTATAAGATGTGTTTAAAATATTGGTTAGACCACAAACTGATCCAATGGGCATGCATATATTTGGACATTTGGGTAGAACCGGTTTAAAATATGATCATTCACTCACAGCTAGATCAGAAAACAATAATGCGTTTGTGAATCAAAATCTATCATTCAGATGAGTCTTTAACATggaacataaaacaaaaagcCAACTCACTCAAGAGCTAAAATTCAAAACACAAAGATTGATGATGTGATTACTAAGAACAAGGTTACACCTTAATAGCATACTTTCTAATTGGAAAGtacatttctttcttcttctccctttCTGTCTTCAGCGATGCCTGTCCAAAAGCAAGCAACAATTCATTCAGTATCAACACACCATATATAAATTACTCAAAATCAGTTTTTGCTTCTACTAAACACAATACAGTAAACAGAGATTGCGAGATATGAATAAAACATGAGTTTACCTGATGCTTGGTGAGTCTCCTCCTGATAGCTCTAGTCTTCTTGGGACGAAGATCAAGAGGCAAAAACTTCTTGGTCTTATACGCCTCTCTCAGAGCAAGCTTCTGCTTCTGTGAGATCACTGTCAACACCTGAGCGATTGATTTCCTCACCACCTtgctgaaaaaaataaaataaaaataaacagaacCCATTATGCTTCCTTAATCACTATCGCtagctaaaaaaataaaaaacaaaccgaacccATTTGAGATATATGCTTGCTTAATCACTACCACTTGCTAAACCATAAACAAGGCTATAGAGTAGAGATTGCGTGTCCTTCACGTTAATCATAAAATGTGAAACATCCTTAGCTAGTCAGTAAAAAATGTGATAAAAATGACATATTTTTGAAGATGTGAAAAGACATACATCTTAGAGAGCTTGTTGGGAGCACCTCCAGTGACCTTGGCGACGCGGAGAAGAGCTAGCTCGGCCTTGAAATCTTTCAACTGAGTGGAAAGATCCGTTTTTGATTTCTCTCTCAGCTCATGAACCTTGATCCTTGCTGTTCATGTTCCGTTTCACAACACAAGTCAAGACCCAAAcgtaaacaaaaaagaaaaaagtttaacAGTCGAGGAATGTAAGAAACTTAGACTAGCTTACCCATGGCGTCTTCGACTTCTCTGGCTTCCCCTTACTCTGTTTGAGTGTTGTGTTATGGGGACGATGACGGCTAAGACTTTTCGATCGGAATTAGGTTATATTTACTTGGGCTTTGACTGAGGCCATTGTTAGTGGGCCTATTTTGATATTATATGGCCCAGTGTGTAATAGTTTCACAATGTGAGTCGTGTCCTATaggtaattgtttttttttcttctaagaaTATTAATGGTTTTGTTATTTCTTACAAGTCAAAGGCTATTTAAATTACCACTAATACAGTATTTCTTTCTTCAcgctgttttttttcttacaacagaaattttgaaattttaattcataatatttaataatgtttaCGAAAATGTTGATggtaaaatgtttaaaatgtaaatcacttctttaaaactaaattgaactcgcaatttctttttttttcctttttctttgaaCTCGCAATTTTGAATACCTTCAGAACTCCTAAACCCACCAACTATGATGTCCTTCACATTGTTATGTCGGTTAACTCGCTAAATAACAACTGTTCGGTTctattaccttttttttttgaaagacaaTCGGTTCTGTTACTACATCTATAACATATAGACATTGTTTATGTCATATGTGGTATGTCAGTTCAAATTAACAAGAAACATGATTATACCATTTGTAGACGAATCAAGATCTTAATATAGAAGGTTTTTGTGCATGTTACTtacttatattctatatttcATAAAATGATTGGAGGGAGTACAAGGCAAAAAAATATAGGGAAGAATTATTCATACAAAGGAAAAGATGTTACATGTAGGATATACCACTTGCATAGAATACACGGTTGGCATGAAAAATCTATTTAGAATGtccttttcttcttcgtttttgacATCTAGAATTAGACTGAATGAAAGAGTTCACTTACAAAGAAGTTTTAGTTGAAGACGTTATGGTGATTAATAATGTGACAGAGAAATGTAATTATGAGTAGAGCGATGTCAATTATCTCTAACAAATACAACCGCTCTAAAGTGGCTTTCCTTGTTTCCGAGAGTTGCTCGAGTCCTTTGGCTCTTTCCTTCGTCTGTTACATGTTTCTTGGGCCACATTGTTAGGATTTGAAGAAATAAAAGTACACGCCGTTTATAAATAGTTCACCTTTAACGTAAGAGCTAAATCAACTTTTCTAACCacataactttttttctttttttgactaAACCACGTAAATTTTATTGTGATCAATTTCAGACTTCTTATAAGATTTCGACTTGTCTCAATCTCCCTAGCTCTCTACGACTAATCAAGAACAACGATTACATGTATGACAAAAAAATCTGAAGAAAAGTAAACTTgactaaaatatcaaaaatagtttcaaatttcaatatacacttttcaaaaattaatgaagtcatttgatattacgtgtatacgcacaccaattaacctaatgtgcacactaccacacaCATCGAATAGTATGTCGATGTAACACTttaggatcaaatccacaaaaaccaacgattacactttatttctataggatcaatatcaagctaagaCAATGTCGGGGTTTTAAGATTTGTGTATCGTGACAAGCAAGTAAgaagattaattaaagatttcagatgatTCAAATGCTAGCCTAtggtggtttgatcgggtgttaagcaagtgtgaaccaaacaattattcaaattcaattaagagcaagtctataacacggatcactcaagtagaacagtCCACTGTCGTGATACTGCTCCatatgctgatcgatcttgacacctaaactctcgtttggatcaagacgcgacagcaagcaatagagatcaagtccgatatgttcacaaaacaccctaatatctactttcgctgattagggatgcaatgctcattcataacagatctagcaacctattacacggttaatgaacatgttaaacctaggatctaacattaagcggccagtttaatgcaagcaataagaacaataatgaatgaagacaatcgatttataacttattcaTGTTtagctcacggatctaacaccctaacaccctagactaagcaagtggATTACTCAGCCATGAACAGAGAAATCACAGAGAcaatagaagaagaaaacatgcagaatcaataaataaataagataggGTTTAGGAATCTTCTCAAGACGAGAGAGATGAAGCATTCTCCCTTTTAAGGTAGCAAATCTTCAAGTACAAAAGTCTCCAATGGTTTCTTGTGTAAAAAGTAGCgtagaaaaatatagaaaaacagaaaaagaattTATATCAAAGCCACtggcggctgggagagaaaaatAGGgagattagggcaaatcccgaaataagttctctgccgctggaacaggcACTCGGGGTGTTCTGCGCGATCGGGAACAACCATCatgactgttctgcgtgaaagtCACCAAAAGGTACTCTTTTCTGCCTCTTTTattccagctggtccatctcccatccaatgcaactccagacctatCATGACTCGAAAAGGATTAAAAGGACTCGATAAAGACCAAAAACACTTTAGAAAACATTGTTAGAATGTAtcaaaaacacaacatatcaTCATTCCCGGACAATTCCGTAAAATCTCATAAAGAAATATTTGTTCTAAGGTCACTTTCCACTACCAATCTAAGTTACCTCAAAAATATgggaaaagtgccaatttcgaccccaacaatttcagtcgtgccaaatacgacccgaacaattgatcagtgccaaatacgacctcaactcaattataattcaaaaaaactacccaaacttcttaaaacgtgcctaaatctacattaactctaacagaagttagtcaaccgttaacaagataaaacgacgtcgtttttaTATACGAGGAAAAatgccaatttcgaccccaacactctCAGTCGTGCCAAATAGGACCCGAACAAATGGTCAGTGCCAAAAACGACctcaatttaattataatttaagaaaaactacctgaacttcttaaaacgtgcataaatctacattgactctaacataAGTTAGTCGACCGTTAACAAAAtaagacgacgtcgttttgatatatatatatatatatattttaaaaatatgttcattCCGGAACTCAAAATGTGTTGTGATACCCTTTTAAAGGGGCATACTAACAACTAGATAAAggtaatttttgaaatattattacaaatttgaaatgatataaactactattattcttcatcttatccaatttaaaaatttaatgacaattttttctgatttatataaatacattaacatgttttttatttatcatatctttaataaacttatatcttactaaaatataaatgataaaatatttattattttacgatcttaaatatacttaaaactttgaatttatttttaaaatgtatttatataaattatttttaatttttaaacttaagtgaattttttttattatttttcaaagttaatattatatattttgatatttttttcaaaaatgttaagaGTCCTTTTACCTTTATTTCACTAAGATATgttatacaaaatattagacatattgtacaataactaaaatatataaagcaatcaccaaagttttaaattggataagatgaagaaTAATAGTAGTCTATATAATGGGGAAttttaatttgtaataatatttaaaaaatttactttagtctagttgttagtgtgcccTTTTAAAAGGATATCCCGGCACGGGTTTGAGTCCtgaaatgaacatattttttaaaaatatatatatcaaaacgactcgtcttatcttgttaacggttgactaacttttgttagagtcaatgtagattcAGACACATTTGGAAAAGTTTGggtaatttttcttaaattataattgagttgaagTCGTTTTTGGCACTTACCATTTGCTCAGGTCCTATTTGGCACGACTGagagtgttggggtcgaaattagCACTTTTCTTCGTATATCAAAACAACGTCGTTTTATCTcgttaacggttgactaacttctgttagagtcaatgtagatttaggcacgttttaagaagttcgagtagtttttttgaattataattgagttgaagtcgtatttggcactgatCAATTGTTCGGGTCGTGCTGGCACGACTGAAATTGTTGGAGTCGAAATTAGCATTTTCCCtccaaaatatatacaaataatttcaGTTCTGTAACTCAACATGCAGTATGTTAATCAGAATAATATATGGTTTAGAATTTACTTGAACTGAaacattgttttataaaatgtgTATTATATAGTTAACACATGTTCTACTAAAAAGTAGGCATATTTAACGGTTTGAGAATCCCTAAATGGAAAACTGGCCACAGTTTtgggatattttattttattccacACTTTTAGCTTTACTCAAACGATTCATTCATCAAAGGCTGGctgcatattttttttattgtcgaTGATGTGACATGTTGATATGCTGATCAATCAAAAAAATGTGTATTTATTGGTGTCACTTTGAAACATTGAATCATAAATAGTtttagaaactttttttttttgaaaaagtagtTTTATAAACTTCTATCATCGTATTGAGGTGTTAAATGTCTTTATTATTCTAAATTAATAAAGAaagatgttaaaaatattaaatggaGCAGAACTTTTATGCCTAAGTTTTTTTATTCCTAGGTTTAATCagtcaatattaaaaaaaaaaattatattagttaatatttttatatgtaaaatagtaGAAAAGGTAGATTTGACATTTTGTAAGTTTTGTATGCTTTAGGTTCCGTAAGCCCATGCGCTATTGTAGATCTCACATTTGATGGTTGACTTTGTTATAATCGTCcgtttagtattttataatacaGAAATAACAAGTATATAACATTATTCATCTCACTTTCCAGCTTGATGTTCGATGAGATTAGAGGATTTCTCTACGACATTAGTTGCTTCGTATGCCCCTATCTTAATATGTTGTATTTGCTTCTTTGTAATAGCTTGTTGTTTGGCCATGATAACTTTATTATCATGTTGTATGAACACTTTTTCTATCTATAAAATTGaagtttgtccaaaaaaaataaaataaggtgGAGAGAATGTGACCAATGACAGTGCGAAAAATGTTAAATACCTGTCAACAGATTAATTAAAGTGGTTTTGTTAATTAACCTTAGCATATTATATTAATGTAGATATGAGTTTCGTTTTGGTGATGACAAACTTTCAAAAGATATGTCAAAGACTCAAAGTTTTACAACGCAAAATTCTATAGCCAATTTACACAAACTTTTCTTTCTAGTTTCTACTCCCCAAAATGAAAGAATTCTGAGGCATGGGAGTTTCTGTACGATTTGGAGGCTAAAGAAACATTTAAAACTTGAGGTGTTGATCGTGTTATTTTGAAAGTTGAGGGGGGTGTTTCCGAACGT
The window above is part of the Brassica napus cultivar Da-Ae chromosome C3, Da-Ae, whole genome shotgun sequence genome. Proteins encoded here:
- the LOC106420673 gene encoding 60S ribosomal protein L35-2, producing the protein MARIKVHELREKSKTDLSTQLKDFKAELALLRVAKVTGGAPNKLSKIKVVRKSIAQVLTVISQKQKLALREAYKTKKFLPLDLRPKKTRAIRRRLTKHQASLKTEREKKKEMYFPIRKYAIKV
- the LOC111214046 gene encoding protein FAR1-RELATED SEQUENCE 5: MILVKVILFALVFIIPTRFRVFNLPSFVFNVVDFDLGLSIRARFFFWPLVCQDMDNEEVLDFDVDDDGIDIEPNDMLDDTTNSDAATYFPDGDLEPYEGLEFESEESAKAFYNSYARRIGFSTRVSSSRRSRRDGAIIQRQFVCAKEGFRNMNEKRTKDREIKRPRTITRVGCKASLSVKMHDSSGKWAVSGFVKEHNHELVPPDQVHCLRSHRQISGPAKTLIDTLQAAGMGPRRIMSALIKEYGGISKVGFTEVDCRNYMRNNRQKSIQGEIQLLLDYLRQMNAHNPTFFYSLQGSSDDVGNVFWADPKAITDFTYFGDTVTFDTTYRSNRYRLPFAPFTGVNHHGQPILFGCAFIVNENEASFVWLFKTWLAAMSGHSPVSITTDHDAVIRAAVMQVFPEARHRFCKWHIFKKCQEKLSHVFLRHPSFESDLHKTVNLTDSVEDFESCWFSLLDKYELRDHDWLQALYSDRRQWVPVYLRDTFFAEMSSTQRSDSINSYFDGYINASTNLSQFFKLYEKALESRLEKEVKADYDTMNSPPVLKTPSPMEKQASELYTRKLFTRFQEELVGTLTFMASKADDDGDLGTYQVAKYGETHKAHCVKFNILEMRANCSCQMFEFSGIVCRHILAVFRVTNLLTLPPYYILKRWTRNAKSSVIFDDYGLHAYDNYLESHTVRYNTLRHKAFSFVQEAGKSLYTCDVALVALQEAAKTVSLEMKNEVRRTMANGHVKGSSASGGEQILRNEDSQQDEPEDEMDKKIIELRNELELANRRCEAYRTNLLSVLKEMEDQKLQVSIKVQNIKISLKDSL